One region of Zingiber officinale cultivar Zhangliang chromosome 7B, Zo_v1.1, whole genome shotgun sequence genomic DNA includes:
- the LOC122005100 gene encoding protein trichome birefringence-like 28, with product MMARRKLPLLEADSFGLKHSSPFGGNGRRSSKYSVFVVISTVLLLFTFMYNEDVKTIAEHPFGSRDSSRTEFPIRHDIGHQQFKQAIKEDEVAILIEKAEGKPATEKDRAVMVDVVESSVGKEDRNEEESHGVKTPAIDRKQELREAKEHAVGDEGKNEELGDVKAPAPAIEEEGRTLREVNASIMGKKEREEESSQVKAPNSSFHEVKAPAVEKTERQRIVLDVPESCDLFDGRWVYDDVNYPVYKEAECGFMTEQVTCMRNGRRDDRFQKWRWQPKDCTLPRFDAKVMLDRLRGKRLMFVGDSLNRNQWESMICLVQSVVPWNKKSLTKNGSLSVFRLEEYNATVEFYWAPFLVESNSDDPKIHSILNRIITPKSIDKHGENWKNVDYLVFNTYIWWMNTPTMKVLRGSFDEGSTEYDEVERPLAYRRVLNTWAKWVQNNVNPNRTMVFFMSMSPNHIRSTDWGNPTGIKCALETEPVGNWSGWRPLEVGTDWRLFAVAENVIGRLRRKVPATFVKITAMSEYRKDAHTSVHTLRQGKLLTAEQQADPAHFSDCIHWCLPGLPDTWNEFLYARIASSSWNDH from the exons ATGATGGCTCGTCGTAAGCTGCCTCTTCTCGAGGCGGACTCGTTCGGCTTGAAGCACTCGTCACCTTTTGGAGGCAACGGCCGGAGGAGCAGCAAGTACTCTGTTTTCGTGGTGATCTCGACGGTGTTGCTCTTGTTCACGTTCATGTATAATGAGGATGTGAAGACGATCGCGGAGCATCCTTTCGGAAGCAGGGATAGTTCTCGGACGGAATTCCCCATAAGACATGATATTGGCCACCAACAATTCAAACAGGCAATTAAGGAGGATGAGGTCGCTATATTAATCGAGAAAGCAGAGGGGAAGCCGGCGACCGAGAAGGATCGAGCCGTGATGGTCGACGTCGTCGAATCTTCCGTTGGAAAGGAAGATAGAAACGAAGAAGAATCGCACGGAGTAAAGACGCCGGCCATCGACCGGAAACAAGAATTGCGGGAAGCAAAGGAGCATGCCGTCGGAGACGAAGGGAAAAATGAAGAATTGGGCGATGTAAAGGCGCCTGCGCCGGCCATCGAGGAAGAAGGACGAACACTGAGGGAAGTAAATGCATCGATCATGGgtaaaaaagagagagaagaagAATCGAGCCAAGTAAAAGCGCCGAACTCTTCTTTTCATGAAGTAAAGGCGCCGGCCGTGGAGAAGACCGAGAGGCAGAGGATTGTCCTGGACGTGCCGGAGAGCTGTGACCTGTTTGACGGTAGGTGGGTGTACGACGACGTGAACTACCCGGTATACAAAGAAGCGGAGTGCGGGTTCATGACGGAGCAAGTCACTTGCATGAGGAACGGCCGGCGCGACGACCGATTCCAGAAGTGGCGGTGGCAGCCCAAAGATTGCACGCTGCCCAG GTTCGATGCGAAAGTGATGCTAGATAGGTTGCGAGGGAAGCGGCTCATGTTCGTCGGCGATTCCCTGAACCGAAATCAATGGGAGTCGATGATCTGTCTCGTCCAATCCGTCGTGCCGTGGAACAAGAAGAGCCTCACAAAGAACGGCTCGCTTAGCGTGTTCCGGCTCGAG GAGTACAATGCGACCGTGGAATTCTACTGGGCGCCGTTCCTCGTCGAATCCAACTCCGACGACCCCAAGATTCACAGTATCCTGAATCGAATCATCACGCCCAAATCCATCGACAAGCATGGCGAGAACTGGAAGAACGTTGACTATCTCGTCTTCAACACCTACATCTGGTGGATGAACACCCCCACAATGAAAGTCCT ACGAGGATCGTTCGACGAAGGATCGACGGAGTACGATGAGGTGGAGCGGCCGCTGGCGTACAGGAGAGTGTTGAACACGTGGGCCAAATGGGTGCAGAACAACGTGAACCCGAACCGGACCATGGTGTTCTTCATGAGCATGTCCCCGAACCACATCAG GAGCACGGATTGGGGCAACCCGACTGGGATCAAGTGCGCGCTGGAGACGGAGCCGGTGGGGAACTGGTCCGGGTGGCGGCCGCTCGAGGTCGGGACGGACTGGAGGCTGTTCGCGGTGGCGGAGAACGTGATCGGGAGGTTGCGGAGGAAGGTGCCGGCGACGTTCGTGAAGATAACGGCGATGTCGGAGTACCGGAAGGACGCGCACACGTCGGTGCACACGCTGCGGCAGGGGAAGCTGCTGACGGCGGAGCAGCAGGCGGATCCCGCCCATTTCTCCGACTGTATACACTGGTGCTTGCCGGGCTTGCCGGACACCTGGAACGAGTTCCTCTACGCCCGCATCGCGTCGAGCTCTTGGAACGACCACTAG
- the LOC122005101 gene encoding protein SLE1-like, with amino-acid sequence MWMRLRLARPKLSSSGRQQSGVAAIRSMSTEQERRELDELARRGETVVPGGTGGKSLEAQEHLAEGRSRGGQARREQLGTEGYQELGHKGGETRKQQIGHEGYQEMGRKGGLSTMEESGGERATKAGIPIDESKYTTAQQ; translated from the exons ATGTGGATGAGATTGAGGCTCGCAAGGCCAAAATTGTCATCGAGCGGTAGGCAACAGTCGGGAGTAGCAGCAATCCGCAGCATGTCGACGGAGCAGGAGCGGCGCGAACTGGACGAGCTGGCGAGGCGGGGTGAGACTGTCGTCCCAGGCGGCACTGGCGGCAAGAGCCTCGAGGCCCAAGAACACCTCGCTGAAG GACGGAGCCGTGGAGGGCAGGCAAGGAGGGAGCAACTGGGGACGGAGGGGTACCAGGAGTTGGGCCACAAGGGAGGGGAGACAAGGAAGCAGCAGATCGGGCACGAAGGCTACCAGGAGATGGGCCGCAAAGGTGGTTTATCCACCATGGAGGAGTCCGGCGGCGAGCGGGCCACCAAGGCAGGCATCCCCATCGACGAGTCCAAGTACACAACTGCCCAGCAGTAG